One genomic window of Medicago truncatula cultivar Jemalong A17 chromosome 1, MtrunA17r5.0-ANR, whole genome shotgun sequence includes the following:
- the LOC25484676 gene encoding uncharacterized protein → MECNKDDAVKAKQLAETKMQRGEFVDALKFANKAKRLYADVENIAQILAVCEVHNAALNKLSKYDMDWYGVLQTEKLSEEAIIKKQYKKLALLLHPDKNKSAGAEAAFKLIGEANRVLSDKATRSLYDIKVKAHVRAAASKTSSHPSNGKPAANQVPNATKHQKKCSSNSPSLNPHLKPAQPTFWTMCRHCNTKFQFYIYVINKALLCQKCKNSFVALAMNPQTFPSFVQFGAPKKVPTQDPPKPACKSNGGTSVSSGCADTFVPSYPSCMKTCANGVGKQHKDEKSKDGFIPVSKPMKSQSSNNVGSKRVRQPEPDSTERFNTGNDYEKKGFNVRENDADPSRLNVRRSSRQKQHVSYKENHEDDHDAVPSKKPRQDESSNNAEVESKNVSEDSHFQGDTVLESDVDPPNSDMPSSPETIVCPDPDFNNFEKDKADDCFAVNQLWAIYDTTDAMPRFYALVKKVTFPFKLQITWLEADPDEDSEVHWYNADLPIACGKFKLANSQKTTDRGMFSHQIQFIKGNEKDSYLVLPKKGETWAIFRNWDINWSSNPENYLKREFAYVEILSDYTENLGIQVAYLGKVKGFTSLFEKTGKNGDNTFTFSIPPNQTYRFSHQIPSFRMSGDEREGVPRGCFEFDPAALPTEIFEAEKDSSIPGRSREKV, encoded by the coding sequence ATGGAGTGTAACAAGGATGACGCTGTGAAGGCTAAGCAACTGGCAGAAACTAAAATGCAAAGGGGTGAATTTGTAGATGCACTGAAGTTTGCTAACAAGGCCAAAAGGCTCTATGCTGATGTTGAAAACATTGCTCAGATCCTTGCTGTTTGTGAGGTTCACAATGCTGCACTCAACAAGCTGTCTAAGTATGATATGGACTGGTATGGAGTTCTTCAGACTGAAAAATTATCCGAGGAAGCAATCATAAAGAAACAGTACAAGAAGCTTGCACTGCTACTTCATCCTGATAAAAATAAATCTGCTGGTGCAGAAGCTGCTTTCAAGTTGATTGGGGAAGCCAATAGGGTGTTGAGTGATAAAGCAACGCGGTCTTTATACGACATAAAGGTTAAAGCCCATGTTAGAGCTGCAGCATCTAAGACCTCATCCCATCCCTCTAATGGGAAACCTGCAGCAAATCAAGTTCCTAATGCAACAAAACATCAGAAAAAATGTTCTTCAAACTCTCCTTCTTTGAATCCCCATCTGAAACCTGCACAGCCGACATTCTGGACAATGTGCAGGCATTGTAATACCAAATTCCAGTTCTACATTTATGTTATAAATAAGGCCCTACTCTGTCAGAAATGTAAGAACTCATTTGTAGCTCTTGCTATGAATCCACAGACTTTCCCATCATTCGTACAGTTTGGTGCCCCGAAAAAGGTTCCAACGCAGGATCCACCAAAACCAGCCTGTAAAAGTAATGGTGGAACATCCGTTAGTAGTGGATGTGCAGACACTTTTGTGCCGTCGTATCCTTCATGTATGAAAACATGTGCTAATGGAGTTGGTAAGCAACATAAAGATGAGAAGAGTAAGGATGGCTTTATTCCTGTGTCCAAGCCAATGAAGTCACAATCTTCAAACAATGTTGGAAGTAAGAGAGTGAGACAACCAGAACCAGATTCAACAGAGAGATTCAACACTGGAAATGATTATGAAAAGAAAGGTTTCAATGTTCGAGAAAATGATGCTGATCCTTCAAGATTGAATGTCAGAAGGTCTTCCAGACAAAAGCAACACGTTTCATATAAGGAAAACCATGAAGATGACCATGATGCTGTTCCTTCCAAAAAGCCACGACAAGATGAATCATCGAACAATGCTGAAGTTGAGAGTAAGAACGTATCTGAAGATTCTCATTTTCAAGGTGATACGGTATTGGAGTCGGATGTTGATCCACCAAATTCAGATATGCCTTCTAGTCCAGAGACCATTGTTTGTCCTGATCCAGATTTCAATAATTTTGAGAAGGACAAGGCTGATGATTGTTTTGCTGTTAATCAATTATGGGCAATTTATGATACCACCGATGCTATGCCAAGATTTTATGCTCTTGTCAAGAAAGTGACCTTCCCTTTCAAGTTGCAGATTACTTGGTTGGAAGCTGACCCAGATGAAGATAGCGAGGTTCATTGGTATAATGCAGATTTGCCTATTGCTTGTGGCAAGTTCAAACTTGCTAACTCTCAGAAAACTACAGATCGTGGTATGTTCTCTCACCAGATACAGTTTATAAAAGGAAATGAGAAAGATTCTTACCTAGTGCTTCCCAAGAAGGGAGAAACCTGGGCGATTTTCAGAAATTGGGATATCAATTGGAGTTCTAATCCAGAAAATTATCTGAAGCGTGAATTTGCTTATGTAGAAATCCTTTCAGATTATACTGAAAATCTTGGCATTCAAGTAGCTTATCTAGGCAAAGTAAAGGGATTTACTAGCCTCTTTGAGAAAACTGGGAAGAATGGGGATAACACATTCACATTTTCTATTCCACCAAATCAAACTTATAGGTTCTCACATCAAATTCCTTCATTCAGGATGAGTGGGGATGAAAGGGAAGGTGTTCCAAGAGGCTGTTTTGAGTTTGATCCTGCTGCATTGCCAACTGAGATATTTGAAGCTGAAAAAGATTCCTCAATCCCTGGAAGATCAAGGGAAAAGGTTTGA